A window of Methylobacterium bullatum genomic DNA:
CGACGGTGCGAACGTGCAACAGGGCGTGATCCGGAATTGGTGGCGCCAGGGCATGATGGGCAGCGCGAAGGCCCATTACGACGGCATCGCGGCGTTCTCCGAGACCGATCAGACCGACGATCTCAAAGCCATCACGGTGCCGACGCTGGTCCTGCATGGCGAGGACGATCAGATCGTCCCGATCGCGGATGCCGCGCTGAAATCGGTCAAGCTTTTGGCCAATGGCACGCTCAAGACCTATCCGGGCTTTCCGCACGGAATGCTCACCACCCACCACGACGTCATCAACCCCGACCTCCTCGCCTTCGTGAAGGGCTGATACCAAGCCTCACTGACCCTGACCCATAGGTCAGGGTCAGTGAGGTCCGGCGGACGACCGCCGCCGCGCCGTCGCGCGGGCAGACCTCGATGAGTCGGACTCATCGAGGTCTGGTATGAGCCGGGTTTTCGCGACGGCCGCCGCCCTCTGACTGCTTGCCGGCGGTCACGCCATCGCGTCCTTCGCCGACCCGCCCGTCAGGGCGTGCTCCAGGGAGCGGATGATCGTCGCGCCGTCGCAGGGCTTGCCCAGGAAGTCGCTGGCGCCCGCTGCCAGGACGGTGTTGCGCAGGGCCTCGGTGGGGAACGCCGTCACGAAGATCACCGGCACCCGCGATCCCAGGGCGAGCAGGCCCCGGTGCATCTCCACGCCGGTCATGCCAGGCATCTGCACGTCGGTGATGACGCAGTCGGGCGCGTCCACCGGACAGCTCTCCAGGAAGTCGCGCGCCGAGGCGTAGATGCGGGCGGTGTAGCCGAGGGAGCGCACGAGGCTTCCGGTCGCCACGCGCACGTCCTCGTCGTCGTCGACGATCGCGATCACAGGCAGAGCTGGCATTCCATTGACCTACGGGGTTCGCCTTGCGGTCCGAGTGACCGAGGAGCGTTGGCCCAAGCCGAGATATGGTCCCTCGCACCGTGGGTTGGAATCATACGGAGGTTTGCCGGCCTCCACCTTTCGCCGAAGGCCGGCGAATCGGTCACCGCGTCGGCGCGCCGCCGGCATGCGAGATGCCGAGGGCCTCGGCGCTGCGAACCAGATCGGCCAGGGATCGCGCCTTCATCTTGCGCATGACGTGGCCCCGGTGGATCTTCACCGTGATCTCGCTGAGGCCGAGATTGCCGGCGACCTGCTTGTTCATCAGGCCGGCGGTGACCTGAGCCATCACCTCGCGCTCCCGCGCGGTGAGGGTCTCGTAATCGGCCCTGAGATCGTCGAGGGCCGCATGCGCGCTGCGCTGGACCGCATCGCGCGCCAGGGCGGTGCCGATGGCGTCGAGGAGGTCCTGTTCGCGGAACGGCTTGGCGAGGAAGTCGACCGCCCCGGCTTTCATCGCCTTCACGGTCATCGGAATATCGCCGTGCCCTGTCATCAGGATCATCGGCAGGTCGATCCCCAGAGCGCTGAGCTGGCCCTGGAACTCGAGGCCGCTCACGCCCGGAAGGCGGACGTCGACTACAAGACAGCCGGCACCCAGGGGGCGCGGCGCGGCCAGGAACTCCGCCACCGACGCGAAGGCGGCGCAGGCGAGATCGATGGATCGGAGCAGGCCGGACAGAGCCTCCCGGATATCGGGGTCGTCATCCACGACGAAGACGGTCTGCCTCGCGGCCGATGCGCGTGCAGGCCCCACCGCGTT
This region includes:
- the todT_1 gene encoding Response regulator protein TodT, translating into MPALPVIAIVDDDEDVRVATGSLVRSLGYTARIYASARDFLESCPVDAPDCVITDVQMPGMTGVEMHRGLLALGSRVPVIFVTAFPTEALRNTVLAAGASDFLGKPCDGATIIRSLEHALTGGSAKDAMA
- the tmoT gene encoding Response regulator protein TmoT, with the translated sequence MIRGNAVGPARASAARQTVFVVDDDPDIREALSGLLRSIDLACAAFASVAEFLAAPRPLGAGCLVVDVRLPGVSGLEFQGQLSALGIDLPMILMTGHGDIPMTVKAMKAGAVDFLAKPFREQDLLDAIGTALARDAVQRSAHAALDDLRADYETLTAREREVMAQVTAGLMNKQVAGNLGLSEITVKIHRGHVMRKMKARSLADLVRSAEALGISHAGGAPTR